In a genomic window of Magnolia sinica isolate HGM2019 chromosome 14, MsV1, whole genome shotgun sequence:
- the LOC131224878 gene encoding putative invertase inhibitor, translated as MVPDSHYSLMFLLSLTLILQSSSSPLTQIAIDPIHKVCSQTAYDEFCVACLESDPRSLTGDLNVFADILIGLTLSNVTNTCPYISKLCNKTPEPILKNCLNLCLFMYEEAVYDLQGALTSLVATDYFELLSDMASTLTAAVTCDDCLTAPPVRKSPLTQQTSFLIRLSSITLVIGDMLASSS; from the coding sequence ATGGTCCCAGACTCTCATTACTCCCTCATGTTTCTTCTATCTCTAACTCTCATACTCCAATCCTCATCATCCCCGCTGACCCAAATTGCAATTGATCCAATTCACAAAGTGTGCAGCCAAACAGCCTACGATGAATTCTGCGTCGCTTGTCTCGAATCAGATCCCCGAAGCTTAACCGGAGATCTGAATGTCTTCGCCGATATCCTGATTGGCCTCACATTATCAAATGTTACAAATACATGTCCATACATATCTAAGCTCTGTAACAAAACCCCCGAGCCTATACTGAAGAATTGCCTCAATCTATGTTTGTTCATGTATGAAGAAGCTGTCTATGACCTCCAAGGTGCGCTCACCTCTCTCGTTGCAACGGACTACTTCGAGCTGCTTAGTGACATGGCCAGCACACTCACTGCTGCAGTGACATGTGATGACTGTCTCACTGCACCACCAGTCCGTAAATCGCCATTGACACAACAGACTTCGTTCTTGATACGGCTATCCAGTATCACTTTGGTGATCGGCGATATGCTCGCAAGTTCTTCATAG
- the LOC131225632 gene encoding pectinesterase inhibitor-like → MMSHLKYITLIISLLSILSIQPHITSATEPGIELIREACKDSLYYDLCVSSLQSDPEGLKADIAGLAAISIKVAHDNAVQTYKYITEVLNKTADALVQQFLNDCSENYSDAVDQLGDSIGQVLDKMYGEVNVKVTAAMSDVDSCEQSAKEQPGKASLLSQHNFELSKLCNNALVLTKLISG, encoded by the coding sequence ATGATGTcccacctcaaatacattacCCTCATCATATCCCTTCTCTCCATCCTCTCCATCCAACCACACATCACATCAGCCACCGAACCCGGCATTGAACTCATTCGCGAAGCATGTAAGGATTCATTGTACTACGacctatgtgtttcatccctccAATCAGACCCTGAAGGCCTCAAGGCCGATATTGCCGGCCTTGCAGCAATTTCAATCAAGGTGGCTCATGACAATGCAGTCCAGACATACAAATACATCACTGAGGTTCTAAACAAGACGGCAGACGCTCTCGTTCAGCAATTCCTGAATGATTGCTCTGAGAATTACTCAGATGCCGTCGATCAGCTCGGCGACTCGATCGGACAAGTGCTGGACAAGATGTATGGCGAAGTTAATGTGAAGGTGACGGCTGCTATGAGTGATGTGGATTCATGCGAACAGTCGGCTAAGGAACAACCAGGCAAAGCCTCTCTTCTCAGCCAGCATAATTTCGAGCTGAGCAAGCTGTGCAACAATGCTCTGGTCCTCACAAAGCTTATATCTGGTTGA